A part of Podarcis muralis chromosome 13, rPodMur119.hap1.1, whole genome shotgun sequence genomic DNA contains:
- the LRRC46 gene encoding leucine-rich repeat-containing protein 46 — protein sequence MMSRGGVSMTKSLIAQRNLNIPVEKESPESISQALASLHTLRLDRERISCIANLQGLEQVHSLYLQQNQIEKIENLSCFPNLTFLTLAGNRISQVENLHSLLKLQFLDLSQNRIETLDTDELPRSLVILDLTGNECTKENSYRERVLAALPHLKELDSQAVPNQKDSVQTEEEEEDCSEDSDDDWSDLAIPLSVEKDFFADLRAELRAHSAQRREEEAREYEDRLEELRQMQNLRELVFNTTERPPWPFGVPEIISAAPEGSVLQSDHHQHPPSNLSKTANPTPKKGPRASKGKAGGSSPAQLKASKGEGSGVTKTTSKGVKK from the exons GAGGAGTGAGTATGACGAAATCCCTCATTGCTCAGAGGAACTTGAACATTCCAGTGGAGAAAGAGTCCCCAGAGAGTAT ATCCCAAGCCTTGGCTTCTCTTCATACCCTCAGGCTAGACAGAGAGAGAATTAGCTGCATCGCAAATCTGCAAGGTTTAGAGCAGGTCCACAGCCTCTACCTGCAACAG AACCaaattgagaaaattgagaacTTGAGCTGCTTTCCAAACTTGAC TTTTCTGACTCTAGCCGGGAACCGCATTAGCCAAGTGGAGAACCTCCATAGTCTCCTGAAGCTGCAGTTTCTGGATCTTTCACAGAACCGCATTGAAACACTGGACACAG ATGAGCTGCCCCGGAGCCTCGTGATCCTTGACCTGACAGGAAACGAATGCACTAAGGAGAACAGCTACAG GGAGCGCGTGTTGGCAGCTCTGCCCCATCTGAAAGAACTGGATTCGCAGGCTGTTCCCAATCAGAAAGACAGCGTCCaaactgaagaagaggaggaggactgtTCAGAAGACAGCGACGATGATTGGTCTGATCTCGCTATACCTCTGAGCGTAGAAAAAG ACTTCTTTGCCGACCTCCGTGCGGAGTTAAGAGCCCACTCAGCCcagcggagggaggaggaagcgAGGGAATACGAGGACCGCTTGGAGGAGCTGAGGCAGATGCAGAATCTGAGAGAGCTGGTGTTCAACACAACGGAAAGGCCGCCCTGGCCATTCGGTGTACCGGAAATAATATCCGCAGCCCCAGAGGGGAGCGTGCTCCAAAGTGATCATCACCAGCACCCTCCTTCCAACCTTTCGAAAACGGCAAACCCAACACCCAAAAAGGGGCCAAGAGCCTCAAAGGGGAAGGCCGGCGGCTCAAGTCCAGCTCAGCTGAAAGCTTCAAAGGGAGAGGGGTCTGGTGTAACGAAAACCACAAGCAAAGGTGTAAAGAAATGA
- the SCRN2 gene encoding secernin-2 isoform X1, whose translation MADPCPCGPSSCDCFVSLPPASAAREVIFGKNSDRPRDEVQEVVYFPARSHAKGAKVQCTYIEVDQVEKTHAVILSRPAWLWGAEMGANEHGVCIGNEGVWTKEPVAEEEALLGMDLVRLGLERSSSAQEAVQVITALLERYGQGGSCKEELTPFIYHNTFLLADRTEAWAVETAGRFWAAQRIREGARNISNQLSIGTDITSEHAGLRQHAQEQGWWSGQGAFSFLEVFSLTHQPVRMEAAKARYCAGQQLLHQHSGQITAETIMTILSDKASGICVDSEGFCTTGSMVSVLPQDPHLPCIHFFTATPDPSRSIFKPFIFVPNVTFFHQVQSPTFGDKDPVRETPRFQRRVDRRHNLYREHQLVLDTMDRNEHERQRLQEIMRKFQRQALEAMKNLLAGSFTLKPQELADLFYDCVVTEIKLYKQ comes from the exons ATGGCTGACCCTTGTCCCTGTGGACCTTCCTCCTGCGACTGCTTCGTCTCTCTTCCCCCGGCCTCTGCGGCCAGAGAGGTCATATTTGGCAAGAATTCTGACCGGCCGAGGGATGAAGTCCAAGAGGTAGTCTATTTCCCAGCCAGAAGCCATGCCAAGGGGGCAAAGGTCCAG TGCACATATATTGAAGTGGACCAGGTTGAGAAGACCCATGCGGTCATTCTCAGCCGACCAGCCTGGCTCTGGGGAGCCGAGATGGGGGCCAACGAGCACGGGGTCTGCATTGGCAATGAAGGGGTATGGACCAAGGAGCCCGTGGCAGAGGAGGAAGCCTTGCTGGGCATGGATCTGGTCAG GCTTGGTTTGGAGCGGAGCAGCAGTGCCCAGGAAGCAGTCCAGGTTATAACAGCCCTCCTGGAACGTTATGGCCaaggaggcagttgcaaggaggaGCTGACCCCCTTCATTTACCACAACACCTTCCTCCTTGCGGATCGCACTGAAGCCTGGGCTGTAGAAACAGCCGGGCGGTTTTGGGCGGCTCAGAGGATTCGAG AAGGTGCCCGGAACATTTCCAACCAGCTGAGCATTGGTACCGACATTACCTCTGAGCATGCGGGCCTCAGGCAACATGCCCAGGAGCAGGGATGGTGGAGTGGCCAAGGGGCGTTCAGCTTCCTGGAGGTGTTTTCTCTCACCCACCAGCCTGTGCGCATGGAGGCAGCCAAAGCTCGCTATTGTGCTGGCCAGCAGCTGCTGCACCAACATTCAG GGCAGATCACCGCAGAGACCATTATGACCATCTTGAGTGACAAGGCCAGCGGGATCTGCGTCGATTCGGAAGGTTTCTGCACCACGGGAAGCATGGTGTCCGTCCTGCCGCAGGATCCCCACCTGCCTTGCATCCACTTCTTCACGGCCACGCCAGACCCTTCCAG GTCGATCTTCAAACCCTTCATCTTCGTTCCCAACGTCACTTTCTTTCACCAAGTGCAATCGCCGACCTTTGGTGACAAAGACCCCGTCAGGGAGACGCCCAGGTTTCAGAGACGGGTGGACCGACGGCACAATCTCTACAGGGAACACCAGTTAGTCCTGGACACCATGGACCGCAATGAG catgAGCGCCAGAGACTCCAAGAGATTATGCGGAAATTTCAGCGGCAAGCCCTGGAGGCCATGAAGAACCTGCTGGCGGGCTCCTTCACTCTGAAACCCCAGGAGCTGGCTGACCTCTTCTATGACTGTGTGGTCACAGAAATCAAGTTATATAAACAGTAA
- the SCRN2 gene encoding secernin-2 isoform X2, whose product MGANEHGVCIGNEGVWTKEPVAEEEALLGMDLVRLGLERSSSAQEAVQVITALLERYGQGGSCKEELTPFIYHNTFLLADRTEAWAVETAGRFWAAQRIREGARNISNQLSIGTDITSEHAGLRQHAQEQGWWSGQGAFSFLEVFSLTHQPVRMEAAKARYCAGQQLLHQHSGQITAETIMTILSDKASGICVDSEGFCTTGSMVSVLPQDPHLPCIHFFTATPDPSRSIFKPFIFVPNVTFFHQVQSPTFGDKDPVRETPRFQRRVDRRHNLYREHQLVLDTMDRNEHERQRLQEIMRKFQRQALEAMKNLLAGSFTLKPQELADLFYDCVVTEIKLYKQ is encoded by the exons ATGGGGGCCAACGAGCACGGGGTCTGCATTGGCAATGAAGGGGTATGGACCAAGGAGCCCGTGGCAGAGGAGGAAGCCTTGCTGGGCATGGATCTGGTCAG GCTTGGTTTGGAGCGGAGCAGCAGTGCCCAGGAAGCAGTCCAGGTTATAACAGCCCTCCTGGAACGTTATGGCCaaggaggcagttgcaaggaggaGCTGACCCCCTTCATTTACCACAACACCTTCCTCCTTGCGGATCGCACTGAAGCCTGGGCTGTAGAAACAGCCGGGCGGTTTTGGGCGGCTCAGAGGATTCGAG AAGGTGCCCGGAACATTTCCAACCAGCTGAGCATTGGTACCGACATTACCTCTGAGCATGCGGGCCTCAGGCAACATGCCCAGGAGCAGGGATGGTGGAGTGGCCAAGGGGCGTTCAGCTTCCTGGAGGTGTTTTCTCTCACCCACCAGCCTGTGCGCATGGAGGCAGCCAAAGCTCGCTATTGTGCTGGCCAGCAGCTGCTGCACCAACATTCAG GGCAGATCACCGCAGAGACCATTATGACCATCTTGAGTGACAAGGCCAGCGGGATCTGCGTCGATTCGGAAGGTTTCTGCACCACGGGAAGCATGGTGTCCGTCCTGCCGCAGGATCCCCACCTGCCTTGCATCCACTTCTTCACGGCCACGCCAGACCCTTCCAG GTCGATCTTCAAACCCTTCATCTTCGTTCCCAACGTCACTTTCTTTCACCAAGTGCAATCGCCGACCTTTGGTGACAAAGACCCCGTCAGGGAGACGCCCAGGTTTCAGAGACGGGTGGACCGACGGCACAATCTCTACAGGGAACACCAGTTAGTCCTGGACACCATGGACCGCAATGAG catgAGCGCCAGAGACTCCAAGAGATTATGCGGAAATTTCAGCGGCAAGCCCTGGAGGCCATGAAGAACCTGCTGGCGGGCTCCTTCACTCTGAAACCCCAGGAGCTGGCTGACCTCTTCTATGACTGTGTGGTCACAGAAATCAAGTTATATAAACAGTAA